One segment of Rhodopirellula baltica SH 1 DNA contains the following:
- the metK gene encoding methionine adenosyltransferase: MSNESGRFLFTSESVSMGHPDKLADRISDSILDALLAQDPHSRVACETLVTTGLAVIAGEISSKADVDYEKIVRDTIVAVGYDDPDIGIDGKTCEVQIRLDAQSPDIAQGVNSDEASGKDIGAGDQGLMFGYACKDTPELMPLPIALSHRIINRITEARFNKEVDWLRPDNKSQVTVEYDGNRPVRIEAVVVSAQHGPDVSHDEIEKFVIENVVKPSIPAELDKGDIKYHINPTGKFIIGGPHGDCGLTGRKIIVDTYGGWGRHGGGAFSGKDSTKVDRSAAYMARYVAKNIVAAGLAERCEVQLAYAIGVTEPVSVHVDTEGTGKIEDAKLCELIREHFPLTPGGIIDHLQLRRPVFVETTAGGHFGRDGEGFTWEKTDKADALAEAAGATATA, translated from the coding sequence GTGAGTAACGAATCAGGCCGTTTTCTTTTCACCAGTGAATCGGTCAGCATGGGCCACCCCGACAAGCTGGCGGACCGAATTTCCGACAGCATCTTGGATGCACTGTTGGCCCAAGACCCCCACAGCCGTGTCGCTTGCGAAACACTCGTCACCACTGGCTTGGCCGTCATCGCCGGCGAAATCTCGTCCAAGGCCGATGTCGATTACGAAAAGATCGTCCGAGACACCATCGTTGCCGTTGGCTATGACGATCCAGACATCGGGATCGATGGCAAGACCTGCGAAGTCCAAATCCGCTTGGACGCTCAAAGCCCCGACATCGCACAAGGCGTGAACTCCGACGAAGCCTCGGGCAAAGACATCGGCGCCGGTGACCAAGGCCTGATGTTTGGCTATGCCTGCAAAGACACACCTGAATTGATGCCACTGCCGATCGCGCTGTCGCACCGCATCATCAACCGCATCACCGAAGCTCGCTTCAACAAAGAAGTCGACTGGTTGCGTCCCGACAACAAGAGCCAAGTCACGGTCGAATACGATGGCAATCGCCCCGTGCGAATCGAAGCCGTCGTCGTCAGCGCTCAGCATGGCCCCGATGTCTCGCACGACGAAATCGAAAAGTTTGTGATCGAGAACGTCGTCAAACCTTCGATCCCCGCCGAACTGGACAAGGGCGACATCAAGTACCACATCAATCCAACCGGCAAGTTCATCATCGGTGGACCTCACGGCGATTGTGGCTTGACCGGACGCAAAATCATCGTCGACACCTACGGCGGCTGGGGCCGTCACGGTGGTGGTGCCTTCAGTGGTAAGGACTCGACCAAGGTCGACCGCAGTGCCGCTTACATGGCTCGCTACGTTGCCAAGAACATCGTCGCCGCTGGCTTGGCCGAACGCTGCGAAGTTCAATTGGCTTACGCGATCGGCGTGACCGAACCAGTCAGCGTTCACGTTGACACCGAAGGCACTGGCAAAATCGAAGACGCCAAGCTTTGCGAATTGATCCGTGAGCACTTCCCGTTGACCCCGGGCGGAATCATCGATCACTTGCAACTGCGTCGTCCAGTGTTCGTCGAAACCACCGCCGGCGGCCACTTCGGTCGCGATGGCGAAGGCTTCACTTGGGAAAAGACCGACAAAGCCGACGCCTTGGCCGAAGCCGCTGGTGCAACCGCCACCGCTTGA
- a CDS encoding metallophosphoesterase family protein, protein MNQPIRRIAWITDPHFDHAKLDVWQSWVAKLLELDPDSILITGDLSEGDDVAYQLRCLAESLDRPIHFVLGNHDFYGKSIAFTRRDLIALCRDVPQLTYLTDHPAMPLNASTVLIGDDGWGDATQGDYAGSNVRLNDFQLIEDFRTSHPDGWQTLLMAEGKAAAERLTDKLNNLSDEVTQVLIATHVPPFREACWYEGKTTDDNWAPFFVCGQVGQALREAAQQNPNRKYVVLCGHTHHDGTAQIADNLIVHTGFSRYGSLEIESMLTIEPNSMELSRPAICFP, encoded by the coding sequence TTGAACCAGCCTATTCGCCGAATCGCGTGGATCACCGACCCGCACTTTGATCATGCCAAGCTTGATGTTTGGCAATCGTGGGTTGCGAAACTGCTGGAACTCGATCCGGACTCGATCCTGATCACGGGCGATTTGTCCGAGGGAGACGACGTTGCCTATCAATTGCGATGCTTGGCCGAATCCCTGGATCGGCCGATTCACTTCGTGCTTGGCAACCACGATTTCTACGGCAAATCGATCGCGTTCACGCGTCGCGATTTGATCGCTTTGTGCCGTGACGTCCCGCAACTGACTTACCTCACCGATCATCCCGCGATGCCGCTCAACGCATCAACGGTTTTGATCGGCGACGACGGATGGGGCGATGCGACACAAGGTGACTACGCCGGCTCGAACGTTCGCCTGAATGACTTCCAACTGATCGAAGACTTTCGCACCAGCCACCCCGATGGCTGGCAAACGCTGCTGATGGCGGAAGGCAAAGCCGCCGCAGAACGTCTGACGGACAAGCTGAACAATCTGTCCGATGAAGTCACGCAAGTCTTGATCGCCACCCACGTCCCACCTTTTCGCGAAGCGTGCTGGTACGAGGGCAAAACGACCGACGACAACTGGGCCCCGTTCTTCGTCTGCGGCCAAGTTGGGCAAGCACTCCGCGAAGCCGCCCAGCAAAACCCCAACCGCAAATACGTGGTCCTGTGTGGCCACACACATCACGACGGCACCGCACAGATCGCTGACAATCTCATCGTCCACACAGGATTCTCGCGCTACGGCAGCTTGGAAATCGAATCGATGCTGACGATCGAGCCGAACTCGATGGAACTCTCTCGCCCTGCCATTTGCTTCCCATAA
- a CDS encoding DUF1559 domain-containing protein: MIVTPTRAVPQSNFWLRKRSGFTLVELLVVIAIIGVLVGLLLPAVQSAREAARRTQCKNNVKQIVLGMTMFEHTFKHYPYSRTGSLWRILPFVEQRELADTFSAAKHPNFNDPSASEFKWGYNGSLSTDWSNKDRLVEAAATQLSVFQCPSRTGSGTIIDSNGLSMGVADYTTPRIPALRPEGHPLYYRDGEPQMQFSTAMTPASGSRNRNPNNKGGRAASVLDGLSHTLMYYECIGSQELFVRGKLAEVTGGPSITWAGGGDGVKMRAYLADNLLADTSNSNRGKSTSSNPNVPDMATDCTKTSAWEATIDTCGTYRSINHTNKSQPFSFHASSVHIGLCDGSSRTLTDTVDQGVFLNLLLRDDRQLPGEY, translated from the coding sequence ATGATCGTTACGCCCACTCGCGCAGTCCCGCAATCGAACTTTTGGCTGCGGAAGAGATCTGGTTTCACTCTGGTCGAGCTGTTGGTCGTGATCGCCATCATCGGCGTTTTGGTGGGCCTGTTGCTGCCGGCGGTCCAATCCGCGCGTGAAGCCGCACGACGCACGCAGTGTAAAAACAACGTCAAACAGATCGTGCTGGGCATGACGATGTTCGAGCACACGTTCAAACACTACCCGTACTCGCGCACCGGGTCGCTGTGGCGAATCCTGCCGTTTGTCGAGCAACGAGAGTTGGCCGACACCTTCAGTGCCGCAAAACACCCCAATTTCAACGATCCGTCGGCTTCAGAGTTCAAATGGGGCTACAACGGTAGCCTTTCGACAGACTGGAGCAACAAAGACAGACTGGTCGAAGCCGCCGCGACTCAGTTGTCCGTCTTCCAATGCCCCAGCCGAACGGGCTCTGGGACCATCATCGACAGCAATGGGCTCTCCATGGGCGTCGCCGACTACACCACCCCGCGGATCCCTGCACTTCGCCCGGAAGGCCACCCGTTGTATTACCGTGACGGAGAACCACAAATGCAATTCAGCACCGCGATGACGCCAGCGTCTGGTTCTCGCAATCGGAATCCAAACAACAAAGGCGGACGTGCAGCGAGCGTCCTCGATGGTCTTTCCCACACGCTGATGTATTACGAATGCATTGGCTCGCAAGAACTGTTTGTGCGGGGCAAATTGGCCGAGGTGACTGGCGGCCCCAGCATCACTTGGGCGGGTGGCGGCGATGGTGTCAAAATGCGAGCCTACTTGGCCGACAACTTGTTGGCGGACACTTCGAATTCAAACCGTGGAAAGTCCACGTCGTCAAATCCGAATGTCCCTGACATGGCGACTGACTGCACCAAGACATCTGCGTGGGAGGCAACCATCGACACCTGCGGGACGTATCGGTCGATCAACCACACCAATAAAAGCCAACCATTCAGCTTTCACGCCAGCTCCGTGCACATTGGGTTATGCGATGGCTCGTCGAGAACGCTTACCGACACGGTTGACCAAGGTGTGTTTCTCAACCTATTGCTTCGAGACGATCGTCAGCTTCCTGGCGAGTATTGA
- a CDS encoding diguanylate cyclase produces MTINILHVEDRKEEAEFIQMMLGRSPDFDVLVTQAESLATALSELAIANFDLVLLDLGLPDNVGVEAVEMIRDHSPSVPIFILSGDERQATALAAIQAGAQDYLPKQHMVGQVLARMTQLSIARQKRLRQAEEDSLTDGLTKLGNRRASDIAFEQRRIRLGNDHTMFGLVVVDIDRFKAINDLYGHDEGDQVIQRVAGQLSQASDEHWDLHRHGGEEFTVLFPVEDMKELSTIASRLQTSCSFSHGPQDLIKISVSCGVTAVHSDDSFRTAFKRADAALYASKGRGRCCSSVHDGQSIHPILIHTDFPSSIAIHVPCVKSNMPN; encoded by the coding sequence ATGACCATCAACATACTTCACGTCGAAGATCGGAAAGAGGAAGCCGAGTTCATCCAGATGATGCTTGGCAGATCGCCTGACTTTGATGTCTTGGTCACTCAGGCCGAATCATTGGCGACCGCACTTTCTGAACTGGCGATCGCCAATTTCGATCTGGTGCTTCTCGATCTCGGGCTACCGGACAATGTTGGAGTCGAAGCTGTTGAGATGATCCGCGATCATTCACCCAGTGTCCCCATTTTCATCCTGAGTGGCGACGAGCGGCAAGCAACGGCGCTCGCTGCGATCCAGGCAGGCGCACAGGACTACTTGCCTAAACAGCACATGGTGGGACAAGTCCTGGCAAGAATGACGCAGCTTTCAATTGCTAGACAAAAACGTCTGCGGCAAGCGGAAGAGGATTCGCTGACCGACGGACTCACAAAGCTTGGCAACCGTCGTGCAAGCGACATCGCCTTCGAGCAGCGACGCATAAGACTAGGAAATGATCACACCATGTTTGGTTTGGTCGTCGTCGACATTGATCGATTCAAGGCGATCAACGATTTGTACGGACACGATGAAGGCGATCAAGTTATTCAGCGTGTTGCCGGCCAGCTTTCGCAAGCATCCGACGAGCACTGGGACCTCCATCGCCATGGCGGAGAAGAGTTCACCGTTTTGTTCCCGGTCGAAGACATGAAAGAACTGTCGACGATAGCGAGTCGCCTCCAAACGTCCTGCAGCTTCTCACACGGCCCGCAAGACCTGATCAAAATCTCGGTGAGCTGTGGAGTCACCGCCGTTCACAGCGATGACTCTTTTCGAACCGCGTTCAAGCGAGCCGATGCCGCACTCTACGCATCCAAGGGACGCGGCCGATGTTGCAGCAGTGTGCACGATGGACAGTCCATTCACCCGATCCTTATTCACACTGACTTTCCTTCGTCAATCGCCATCCACGTGCCTTGCGTGAAGAGCAACATGCCGAACTGA
- a CDS encoding alpha/beta fold hydrolase, whose product MDGVPCKLVSPAVTGAGTPWIWRARFWGHEPQLDLALLRKGWHVCYCDVSDLFGNQEAIQRWDRFYRLSQRIGLHSKPLLEGMSRGGLVVMRWAAVNPERVSGIYVDNAVMDIRSWPGGKGAGSGSPNAWQTCLDAYQMTDDQTQTFEDGPLHRLSSLVRAGVPIFAMINEADSVVPPSENSDILVQRYRELGGAIQELRRPELGHHPHSLKDPAPLVDFALEAVAE is encoded by the coding sequence ATGGATGGAGTTCCATGCAAATTGGTGAGCCCCGCGGTGACCGGTGCCGGGACGCCATGGATTTGGAGAGCACGCTTTTGGGGCCACGAACCGCAACTTGATCTGGCGTTGCTGAGGAAAGGCTGGCACGTGTGCTACTGCGACGTCAGCGACTTGTTTGGAAATCAGGAAGCCATCCAGCGTTGGGATCGGTTCTATCGTCTAAGCCAGCGTATTGGCCTGCATTCCAAACCTTTGCTGGAGGGAATGAGTCGCGGTGGATTGGTCGTGATGCGATGGGCGGCGGTCAATCCTGAGCGAGTCAGCGGGATTTATGTTGATAATGCCGTGATGGATATCCGGTCATGGCCCGGGGGCAAAGGGGCGGGCAGTGGGTCACCAAACGCTTGGCAAACTTGTCTCGATGCCTACCAGATGACTGACGATCAAACGCAGACGTTCGAGGATGGGCCGCTGCACCGGCTGTCCTCGCTCGTTCGAGCCGGTGTGCCAATTTTCGCGATGATCAATGAAGCTGACAGCGTCGTTCCGCCGAGCGAAAACAGCGATATTCTGGTCCAACGCTATCGCGAGCTGGGTGGTGCGATCCAGGAGCTTCGACGTCCGGAATTGGGGCATCACCCGCACTCATTGAAAGACCCTGCTCCATTGGTCGATTTCGCGTTAGAAGCCGTTGCGGAGTGA
- a CDS encoding response regulator, with amino-acid sequence MKVLVIEDDPEFCEILVRSLSTWGHFPTAAFNWFSVMRVLASDRFDLIVTDIETPTGNALNAFDFLNNDDRIRAIPKIVISGQSGQDVERACLVIGAKYIRKSPTCVADLKLEIEAMNLVT; translated from the coding sequence ATGAAAGTTCTTGTGATCGAAGACGATCCGGAGTTCTGCGAGATTCTGGTGCGATCGTTGTCTACGTGGGGGCATTTTCCGACGGCGGCGTTCAATTGGTTTTCGGTGATGCGAGTATTGGCATCGGACCGGTTCGACTTGATTGTCACCGACATTGAAACGCCGACCGGCAACGCGTTGAATGCGTTCGACTTTCTAAATAATGACGATCGAATTCGTGCGATTCCAAAAATCGTGATCTCCGGCCAAAGCGGGCAGGATGTTGAACGTGCATGTCTGGTGATAGGTGCAAAGTACATTCGCAAATCACCCACATGCGTGGCTGATTTGAAATTGGAAATAGAAGCCATGAACCTCGTGACATAA
- a CDS encoding response regulator has protein sequence MEDSTVLVVEDDEAIRFGVELRLRAMGYLVHSANDGKDAIRKAETLLPSLICMDVRMPLLDGITALHWMKSHPQLKGTPVIIASARPTDERVAMSAGARYFLLKPYGAEVFEAAVTQVLRPSLHFNRYRACGL, from the coding sequence ATGGAAGATTCAACCGTCTTGGTGGTCGAAGACGACGAAGCAATCCGATTCGGAGTCGAATTGCGTTTGCGCGCGATGGGATATTTGGTTCACTCGGCGAACGATGGCAAAGATGCGATTAGAAAGGCGGAGACGCTTCTGCCCAGTCTGATATGCATGGATGTACGGATGCCGTTGTTGGACGGGATAACAGCGCTTCATTGGATGAAATCTCATCCGCAGCTGAAAGGTACGCCAGTCATCATCGCGTCGGCTCGTCCCACCGACGAGCGTGTGGCAATGTCAGCAGGTGCACGGTATTTCTTGCTTAAACCCTATGGTGCCGAGGTATTCGAAGCCGCCGTCACGCAGGTGCTGCGTCCCTCGTTGCATTTCAATCGTTACCGAGCGTGCGGACTATGA
- a CDS encoding response regulator, which produces MDIQTKNDARKYLFELAGEQSSSANAGLSYLDVSEREKVILSIDDEQDISHGIRLRLAGHGYDVRTAKHGLDGYRMAFSLHPIAILLDYNIPFVDGEQILLGLRENPLLATIPVILISGKVDDRTESRLLKIGAYAVMRKPIEFERLVLLLDEIGRHHQGCQSAETEAMPV; this is translated from the coding sequence ATGGATATCCAGACGAAGAATGATGCAAGAAAGTATCTCTTCGAACTCGCAGGTGAGCAATCGTCTTCGGCGAATGCTGGTTTGAGCTATCTGGACGTCTCGGAACGTGAGAAAGTCATTCTCTCGATCGATGATGAACAAGACATTTCTCATGGCATTCGTTTGCGTCTAGCGGGGCACGGTTACGATGTTCGGACCGCGAAGCACGGGCTCGACGGGTATCGGATGGCTTTCAGCTTGCATCCCATCGCCATTTTGCTTGACTACAACATTCCGTTCGTCGACGGTGAGCAAATTCTTCTGGGCCTACGTGAGAACCCGCTGCTCGCAACGATTCCCGTGATCCTGATTTCCGGCAAGGTTGACGATCGAACGGAATCAAGGCTTCTTAAGATTGGCGCTTATGCTGTGATGCGAAAGCCCATCGAATTTGAACGCCTTGTCTTGCTACTCGATGAAATTGGTCGTCATCACCAAGGTTGTCAATCTGCTGAGACCGAAGCAATGCCCGTGTGA
- a CDS encoding response regulator translates to MPVVLIVDDEPDIRESVQRWLSSAGMSTGFACDGMDCLAQAAKLCPDLIVMDVLMPRMNGITAIRELRNNDKFATTPILVLSASLADENEAYIAGANQVLAKPYQGRQLIQVVQQLLLDETRLSDGKAIST, encoded by the coding sequence ATGCCTGTAGTATTGATCGTCGATGATGAACCGGATATCCGTGAATCCGTTCAGCGGTGGCTATCGTCCGCTGGAATGAGCACTGGTTTCGCATGCGATGGGATGGATTGTCTTGCGCAAGCAGCGAAGCTATGCCCCGATTTGATTGTAATGGACGTACTGATGCCTCGGATGAATGGTATCACCGCCATTCGTGAGCTCCGGAACAATGATAAGTTCGCAACAACTCCGATTTTAGTGCTGTCGGCGAGTCTTGCCGATGAAAACGAAGCCTACATCGCTGGTGCGAACCAAGTTCTCGCGAAACCTTATCAAGGACGGCAATTGATCCAGGTTGTGCAGCAACTCTTACTGGATGAAACACGTCTGAGCGATGGCAAGGCCATCTCAACCTGA
- a CDS encoding ATP-binding response regulator: protein MESLQPIRILLLEDDSIDAEAVARQLSKSSPNFEFTWAETLVKALEVLGSTKHDLIIADLAVPDSSGTETITKLRNLCSETPVIALTGLDNDEVEREAIDAGAQDYIVKGELHGQALARTILHAIHRQVAENQTREIVNQLKVSQEDLKEQKQLLLQKNEKLEKLYATSQEIVDNVSHDLRTPLTVIKDYVAIIRDGLVGDVNQEQAEMLSKILGRADDLNGMVDDLLDKSKLEAGLLHLSRRTIGLDSIIQRVHMLVANRANTKQVSLQLEAADGEIEVYCDAEKITRVITNLATNAIKFVPQGGNVCIRTKLSSNGEDALVEVVDDGPGIESAELKKIFGRFEQASHNGTKQNSGVGLGLNIAQKLATLNFGSIDVDSEVGEGTVFRLSLPLPDPACIATRMAEGRTSEMGPVCLLALDIPGMQDQRQSDDFERFICGSFRAEDLLFRQNDDRWLLLFSGNHRDAKNWMARTERDFAQMNRNRPFGPLPNYVVTFFDCSGRDDIEAVRDVLRDEWSQSRETVPN, encoded by the coding sequence ATGGAATCTCTCCAACCTATTCGCATATTGCTTCTAGAAGACGATTCGATCGACGCGGAAGCGGTCGCTCGGCAACTCAGCAAGTCCAGCCCGAACTTCGAATTCACTTGGGCGGAAACGCTGGTGAAAGCGTTGGAGGTTTTGGGTTCGACGAAGCACGATTTGATCATCGCGGATCTTGCCGTTCCTGATTCGTCTGGAACGGAAACGATCACCAAGCTACGCAATTTGTGTAGCGAAACTCCGGTGATCGCGCTCACTGGTCTCGACAATGATGAGGTCGAGCGTGAGGCAATTGATGCCGGGGCGCAGGACTACATCGTCAAGGGAGAACTGCACGGCCAAGCATTGGCCCGAACCATCCTGCACGCGATCCATCGGCAGGTAGCGGAGAATCAAACCCGTGAGATCGTCAATCAATTGAAGGTTAGCCAAGAGGATTTAAAGGAGCAGAAACAGCTGCTTCTTCAAAAGAACGAAAAGCTCGAGAAGTTGTACGCCACCTCACAAGAGATCGTTGACAATGTATCCCACGATCTACGGACTCCGTTGACAGTGATCAAGGACTATGTTGCCATCATTCGCGATGGCTTGGTGGGTGATGTCAATCAAGAACAAGCCGAGATGCTAAGCAAAATTCTCGGACGAGCGGACGATCTCAATGGAATGGTGGATGATCTTCTCGACAAGAGTAAGTTAGAAGCCGGGTTGCTTCACCTTTCGCGACGAACCATCGGGTTGGACTCAATCATTCAACGTGTTCATATGCTCGTTGCAAACCGCGCGAACACGAAACAGGTGTCTCTTCAGCTTGAAGCAGCGGACGGCGAGATTGAGGTCTATTGCGATGCTGAGAAAATCACTCGTGTGATCACAAACCTGGCTACGAACGCGATTAAATTCGTCCCTCAGGGCGGCAATGTTTGCATTCGCACAAAATTGTCTTCCAATGGTGAAGATGCACTTGTTGAGGTCGTCGATGATGGGCCAGGCATCGAGTCAGCCGAACTCAAAAAGATTTTCGGCAGGTTTGAGCAAGCCTCTCACAACGGTACGAAGCAAAACAGCGGCGTTGGATTGGGTTTGAACATCGCTCAAAAGCTCGCGACGCTCAACTTTGGAAGCATCGACGTCGATTCAGAGGTTGGGGAAGGAACGGTATTTCGTCTTTCACTTCCATTACCAGACCCCGCCTGCATCGCGACGAGAATGGCCGAGGGTCGAACATCAGAAATGGGGCCCGTTTGCCTTTTGGCACTGGATATTCCAGGTATGCAGGATCAACGGCAAAGTGATGATTTCGAACGTTTTATCTGTGGATCTTTCCGGGCCGAGGATTTGTTGTTCCGTCAGAATGACGACCGGTGGTTGCTCCTTTTTTCAGGCAACCATCGCGATGCGAAGAATTGGATGGCCAGAACAGAAAGAGATTTCGCGCAGATGAATCGCAACCGTCCGTTTGGTCCCTTGCCAAATTACGTTGTCACGTTCTTTGACTGTTCGGGACGAGATGACATCGAAGCCGTCCGCGATGTATTAAGAGATGAGTGGAGCCAGTCAAGGGAAACGGTGCCGAACTGA
- a CDS encoding response regulator yields MHAPLMPRVLCVDDDPDIQTAIDIMFRPYRVEVDHAHYGMEGIARVTQWKPSLVVMDLAMPNGSGEDLLSVLKFNPMLKDIPVIILTGVRDADAERRTMLQGASSFLRKPLDFRQILFEVSRFIDLARRERE; encoded by the coding sequence ATGCATGCTCCACTTATGCCAAGGGTGCTGTGTGTTGACGACGATCCAGACATTCAAACTGCGATCGATATCATGTTTCGGCCATATCGAGTCGAAGTCGACCATGCTCACTATGGGATGGAAGGCATTGCAAGGGTGACTCAGTGGAAACCCTCATTGGTGGTGATGGACCTCGCCATGCCAAACGGAAGCGGTGAAGATTTGCTTTCCGTATTGAAATTCAATCCGATGCTAAAAGACATTCCCGTCATCATCTTGACCGGTGTTCGAGATGCCGATGCTGAGCGGAGAACGATGCTACAGGGAGCATCGTCGTTTCTTCGGAAGCCGCTTGACTTTCGACAGATACTATTTGAGGTGTCTCGGTTCATCGATCTCGCACGACGAGAAAGGGAGTGA
- a CDS encoding protein kinase, with the protein MSPAALERTSISTTAAVAVMLLAGSIPNRCLAQVERPLTQRLLSDDFLLAATIKLECTPLSVQFLSEPVSLAVGGSDGQIYVHRIPDLSVTSSHQAHELGVRSLAFVPKQRILMSTSYGEIAIHRKDDVQWLADRTKSVESVAEVFARPGVHFGISLVGYSTRFYVSSKDQLDVVDTENQLLRTGCYSDCGKHLCYGDRRGNIFLTRVEKADDWSSYRTHRVHRRTIRRVDSVPDRSQFVSCGEDGRVAIIDPNRDTAETVVANLPTKLVSCTGISSSTVAAGGTNNKIYVIDLASRRVNQVLDGHRGTVVGLDSSRGMIASIGYDSKVILWRRRDGSAQPILGLAKSAPEVVE; encoded by the coding sequence ATGAGCCCAGCCGCATTGGAACGGACCTCAATCTCAACCACAGCTGCCGTTGCGGTGATGCTTTTGGCCGGTTCGATACCCAATCGTTGCCTCGCTCAGGTTGAGCGACCGCTTACACAACGACTTCTTAGCGATGACTTCCTTCTCGCGGCGACGATCAAATTGGAATGCACGCCGCTTTCAGTCCAATTTCTGTCAGAACCAGTTTCTTTGGCCGTTGGTGGATCCGATGGTCAAATCTATGTTCATCGCATCCCCGATCTATCAGTCACGTCCAGTCATCAAGCTCACGAGTTAGGTGTTCGATCGTTGGCATTCGTGCCGAAGCAACGAATACTGATGTCGACCTCTTACGGCGAGATTGCGATTCACCGGAAGGATGACGTGCAATGGCTTGCTGACAGAACGAAATCGGTCGAGTCTGTTGCGGAGGTCTTCGCTCGCCCTGGAGTTCACTTCGGGATTTCGTTGGTTGGTTACTCAACACGGTTTTACGTCTCCTCGAAAGACCAACTCGACGTGGTCGATACGGAAAACCAACTGCTACGAACTGGATGCTATTCGGACTGCGGTAAACATCTCTGTTACGGCGATCGTCGAGGCAACATCTTCTTGACGCGTGTTGAGAAGGCAGACGACTGGAGCAGCTACCGAACCCACCGTGTTCATCGACGAACGATCCGCCGAGTGGACTCCGTCCCCGACAGGTCCCAATTCGTATCATGTGGCGAAGACGGACGAGTGGCCATCATTGACCCAAATAGAGATACGGCAGAAACGGTTGTCGCCAACTTGCCGACGAAGTTAGTCAGCTGCACCGGGATCAGCTCCTCAACGGTTGCCGCAGGAGGCACCAACAACAAAATCTATGTCATTGATTTGGCGAGTCGCCGGGTCAATCAAGTTCTAGATGGGCACCGAGGGACGGTTGTCGGACTGGATTCGAGCCGTGGGATGATCGCCAGCATCGGTTATGACTCGAAAGTCATCTTGTGGCGCCGTCGGGACGGTTCAGCTCAACCAATCTTGGGGCTCGCCAAATCGGCACCTGAAGTCGTCGAATAA